A region of Frederiksenia canicola DNA encodes the following proteins:
- the apt gene encoding adenine phosphoribosyltransferase, with translation MNQLDLIKSSIKSIPDYPKTGIIFRDITSLLEVPEAFQASVDAIVTEFKGKGITKIVGTESRGFIFGAPVALALGVPFVLVRKPKKLPRAVISQSYTLEYGEDTLEIHTDAIQKGDNVLIIDDLLATGGTVEATAKLIRRLEGTVENAAFVIWLPELKGAERLAEAGIKSFTLVSFDGH, from the coding sequence ATGAACCAACTTGATTTAATCAAATCCTCGATCAAATCCATTCCTGATTATCCAAAAACAGGCATTATTTTCCGTGATATTACCTCATTATTAGAAGTACCGGAGGCTTTCCAAGCCTCTGTTGATGCGATTGTTACTGAGTTTAAAGGTAAAGGCATCACCAAAATTGTTGGTACCGAATCCCGTGGTTTTATTTTTGGGGCACCAGTGGCGTTAGCCTTAGGCGTACCGTTTGTGTTAGTACGTAAACCGAAGAAATTACCGCGTGCGGTGATTTCGCAATCTTATACCTTGGAATACGGCGAAGATACGTTAGAAATCCACACCGATGCGATCCAAAAAGGCGATAATGTATTGATTATTGACGATTTATTAGCAACTGGCGGCACCGTTGAAGCAACCGCAAAACTCATTCGCCGTTTAGAAGGTACCGTTGAAAATGCGGCTTTTGTGATCTGGTTACCAGAATTAAAAGGGGCAGAGCGTTTAGCTGAAGCGGGCATCAAATCTTTCACTTTAGTGAGTTTTGACGGTCATTAA
- the dnaX gene encoding DNA polymerase III subunit gamma/tau, with the protein MSYQVLARKWRPQRFNQVVGQQHVLSALENGLRENRLHHAYLFSGTRGVGKTSIARLFAKGLNCETGITEDPCGECANCKAIEEGRFIDLIEIDAASRTKVEDTRELLDNVQYKPTVGRFKVYLIDEVHMLSRSSFNALLKTLEEPPEYVKFLLATTDPQKLPITILSRCMQFHLRALDQTQIRDHLEFILNQENIPYELTALDKLAKAAQGSIRDSLSLTDQAIAVSNGNITLPIVSTMLGLIDDHQPVELVQALALADGEKAMKVIQSVAKKGVDWQQMLSDVAETLHQIAMLQLLPHHAQEDSPLHFLARQLPPEDVQFFYQLMLTGKKELPFAPEQRVGVEMTVLRALAFHPKNADKIVNPTQPAMSQQTQPASNSTQQIAQLRERLSQNQPTQTQAQIPPPTQAVRSDEKFANPAAKPTASQLVQTSETQSDNPTDTLTKANMALRALSKLDATLAGAEKKKPDPVVLPQAVKKTQNLQERFAKLGAQPTHQPSAETKNEPQKKEEDYRWTWLNPELETQDDAPKPSDIKLAILQERTPELVKKTIELACEQDEWSNIVGRLQLGGLTRQVALNSYLASRQENELQLVLKPAMAHLQNPETLQFLGEALTKLGLKYQLTLGESSEHKTPLEIRRQIFENLTLDAKNALFADEKLQLLRDAFDAEIDEATVRAVAE; encoded by the coding sequence GTGTCCTATCAAGTTCTTGCACGCAAATGGCGACCACAACGGTTTAACCAAGTGGTTGGGCAACAACACGTTTTATCCGCTCTTGAAAACGGTTTGAGAGAAAATCGGCTACATCACGCTTATCTTTTCTCGGGCACGCGTGGCGTGGGTAAAACATCGATTGCCCGATTATTTGCCAAAGGCTTGAATTGCGAAACGGGGATTACCGAGGATCCTTGCGGTGAGTGTGCGAATTGTAAAGCGATTGAAGAAGGGCGTTTTATCGACTTAATCGAAATCGACGCCGCATCTCGCACCAAAGTGGAAGACACCCGAGAGCTACTTGACAATGTGCAATATAAACCAACGGTTGGACGTTTTAAGGTCTATCTGATTGACGAAGTGCATATGCTTTCTCGCAGCAGCTTTAATGCCTTGCTGAAAACCTTGGAAGAGCCGCCGGAGTACGTCAAATTCCTGCTTGCTACCACGGATCCGCAAAAACTACCGATTACGATTTTGTCGCGTTGTATGCAATTTCATTTGCGTGCATTAGATCAAACTCAAATTCGTGATCACCTTGAGTTCATTCTCAATCAAGAAAACATCCCTTATGAATTAACCGCTTTGGACAAGCTTGCCAAAGCGGCACAAGGCAGTATTCGAGATTCTCTCAGCCTGACCGACCAAGCGATTGCCGTTAGCAATGGCAATATTACCTTGCCAATTGTCAGTACAATGTTGGGGCTGATTGACGATCATCAGCCTGTTGAATTGGTTCAAGCCCTTGCCCTTGCCGATGGCGAAAAAGCGATGAAAGTGATTCAATCTGTCGCCAAAAAAGGCGTAGATTGGCAACAAATGTTGAGCGACGTGGCAGAAACGTTGCACCAAATTGCGATGTTGCAACTGCTGCCACATCATGCCCAAGAAGATAGCCCCTTGCATTTTTTGGCTCGCCAACTGCCGCCTGAAGATGTGCAATTTTTCTATCAACTGATGCTTACGGGCAAAAAGGAGCTACCTTTTGCTCCTGAGCAACGTGTTGGCGTGGAAATGACCGTTTTGCGTGCTTTGGCGTTTCACCCGAAAAATGCCGATAAAATCGTCAATCCAACTCAGCCTGCTATGAGCCAACAAACGCAGCCGGCATCAAATTCTACTCAGCAGATCGCCCAGCTGCGTGAGCGGTTGAGCCAAAATCAGCCAACGCAAACACAAGCTCAGATTCCGCCGCCTACACAAGCGGTCAGATCCGATGAAAAATTTGCAAATCCTGCCGCAAAACCGACCGCTTCGCAGCTTGTTCAAACGTCTGAAACGCAATCGGATAATCCAACAGATACACTGACAAAAGCGAATATGGCATTGCGTGCGTTGAGCAAGCTCGATGCCACTTTAGCAGGTGCCGAAAAAAAAAAGCCTGACCCCGTAGTCCTTCCACAAGCGGTGAAGAAAACACAAAATTTGCAAGAGCGTTTTGCGAAATTGGGTGCTCAACCCACTCACCAGCCATCTGCAGAAACTAAAAATGAGCCGCAGAAAAAAGAGGAGGATTACCGTTGGACGTGGCTGAATCCTGAATTAGAAACGCAAGACGACGCACCAAAACCGTCCGATATCAAATTAGCGATCTTGCAAGAACGCACCCCTGAATTAGTCAAAAAAACCATCGAATTGGCATGTGAGCAAGATGAATGGAGTAATATTGTTGGACGGTTACAGCTAGGTGGGCTTACTCGCCAAGTCGCCTTAAACAGCTATCTCGCTAGTCGTCAAGAGAACGAATTGCAGCTTGTATTGAAGCCTGCCATGGCACATTTACAAAATCCAGAAACCTTGCAGTTTCTTGGCGAAGCACTAACTAAACTGGGCTTAAAATATCAATTAACCTTAGGCGAAAGCAGTGAACACAAAACTCCGCTCGAAATTCGCCGTCAGATTTTTGAAAATCTCACGCTAGATGCAAAAAATGCCTTGTTTGCCGATGAAAAACTACAACTACTACGTGATGCATTCGATGCCGAAATTGATGAAGCAACAGTAAGGGCAGTGGCGGAGTAG
- a CDS encoding ABC transporter ATP-binding protein, whose protein sequence is MKALEIKNLVKQYQTGVQALRGIDLTVEQGDFYALLGHNGAGKSTTIGIISSLVNKTSGSVKVFGYDLDTQKVQLKQQIGLVPQEFNFNQFEKVIDILLNQAGFYGIDRSLALERAQYWLRKLELWDKRDALTRELSGGMKRRVMIARALMHSPKLLILDEPTAGVDIELRRSLWDFLRELNQQGTTIILTTHYLEEAETLCRNIGIIQQGQLIENTSMKALLAKLETETFLLDLAENRPLTIENYPFEWLDETTLEVEVKRQQGLNNLFQQLTTQQIEVLSLRNKSNRLEELFMRYKESK, encoded by the coding sequence ATGAAAGCCCTAGAAATCAAAAACTTAGTAAAACAATATCAAACCGGTGTGCAGGCATTGCGGGGGATTGATCTGACCGTGGAGCAGGGGGATTTTTACGCATTGCTTGGGCATAACGGGGCAGGGAAATCGACCACTATCGGTATTATCAGCTCGTTGGTGAATAAAACGAGCGGATCGGTGAAGGTATTTGGTTACGATTTAGATACGCAAAAAGTTCAATTAAAACAACAAATTGGCTTGGTGCCACAAGAGTTTAATTTCAATCAATTTGAAAAAGTAATCGATATTCTGCTCAACCAAGCGGGCTTTTACGGTATTGATCGTTCTTTAGCGTTGGAACGAGCACAATATTGGCTACGCAAGTTGGAGTTGTGGGACAAACGTGATGCCTTAACCCGTGAGCTGTCAGGTGGTATGAAGCGGAGGGTGATGATCGCCCGTGCGTTAATGCATAGTCCGAAATTATTGATTTTAGATGAACCAACTGCTGGGGTGGATATTGAACTTCGCCGCAGCCTTTGGGATTTCTTGCGTGAGCTTAATCAACAAGGCACAACCATTATTTTAACCACACACTATCTGGAAGAAGCGGAAACCTTGTGTCGTAATATCGGGATTATTCAACAAGGGCAGCTGATTGAAAATACCTCAATGAAAGCTCTGCTTGCCAAGCTCGAAACGGAAACTTTTTTGCTAGATTTAGCGGAAAATCGACCGCTTACAATTGAAAATTACCCCTTCGAATGGCTTGATGAAACGACTTTAGAAGTCGAGGTGAAACGCCAACAAGGGCTGAATAATTTGTTCCAACAGCTTACTACCCAACAGATCGAAGTGTTAAGTTTACGCAACAAATCAAACCGTTTAGAAGAACTATTTATGCGATATAAGGAAAGTAAATGA
- a CDS encoding ABC transporter permease, whose protein sequence is MIGFYTLATKETKRVLRIWRQTLVPPIITTTLYFLIFGTLIGKRIGEMNGVSYMQFIAPGLIMMSAITAAYTNTASSFFLSKFVRNIEELLVSPLSTHTIIWGYVAGSIMRGIFVGVLVTAVTLCFMSFNIHSWSMIILTMLMTTIAFALGGLINAVFANTFDDIGIIPTFVLTPLTYLGGVFYSINLLPEFWQGVSQFNPIVYMISGFRYGFLGISDVSIYYTFGVLGLLIIVLYSWAYYLIEKGVGLRS, encoded by the coding sequence ATGATCGGTTTTTACACATTAGCGACAAAAGAAACCAAACGTGTGCTACGGATTTGGCGACAAACTTTAGTGCCACCCATCATCACCACAACGCTCTATTTCCTGATTTTCGGCACACTGATTGGCAAACGCATTGGCGAGATGAATGGCGTAAGTTATATGCAGTTTATTGCCCCTGGGCTGATTATGATGTCGGCGATCACTGCGGCTTATACCAATACCGCATCGTCTTTTTTCTTGAGCAAATTTGTGCGTAATATCGAAGAATTACTCGTTTCACCACTCTCAACTCATACCATTATTTGGGGCTATGTAGCGGGCAGCATTATGCGTGGGATCTTTGTTGGGGTGCTAGTCACGGCGGTGACATTGTGCTTTATGTCGTTTAATATTCATTCGTGGAGTATGATTATTTTAACGATGCTGATGACCACAATTGCTTTTGCATTAGGTGGTTTGATCAATGCCGTTTTTGCCAATACTTTTGATGATATTGGTATTATCCCGACTTTTGTTCTTACACCGTTGACTTACCTTGGCGGCGTGTTTTATTCGATCAATCTCTTGCCTGAATTTTGGCAAGGGGTATCACAATTTAACCCGATTGTGTATATGATCAGCGGCTTCCGCTATGGCTTTCTCGGTATCAGCGATGTGTCAATTTACTATACCTTCGGCGTGCTAGGATTGCTAATCATTGTGCTTTATTCATGGGCGTATTATTTGATCGAAAAAGGAGTGGGATTACGTTCATAA
- a CDS encoding TOBE domain-containing protein encodes MQQTEILLTIKLQQQLFVDPKRVRLLKEIRQSGSINQAAKNANVSYKSAWDHLEAMNAISPKPLLERNAGGKNGGGTQLTHYAERLLQLYDLLAKTQEKAFEILQDEQIPLDSLLSATAKFSPQSSARNQFFGKVKRLDEKGVHCDVMIEIANFPENLTACITESSRQRLQLAEGKEVMLMIKAPWLTLHTQEPNLPNRFIATVCEIIQKGETNEVALEAGNVECFATVHHEMPLVAGEKIWVSIDPEQIVLLAL; translated from the coding sequence ATGCAACAAACTGAAATTTTGCTAACGATTAAGTTACAGCAACAACTTTTTGTCGATCCTAAACGAGTGCGACTACTTAAAGAAATTCGCCAAAGTGGCTCAATTAATCAAGCCGCAAAAAATGCCAATGTCAGTTATAAAAGTGCATGGGATCATTTGGAAGCGATGAATGCTATCAGCCCGAAACCGCTGTTAGAACGCAACGCTGGTGGAAAAAATGGCGGTGGCACGCAGCTAACACATTATGCCGAGCGTCTGCTGCAACTCTATGATTTATTAGCGAAAACTCAAGAGAAAGCGTTTGAAATTTTGCAAGATGAGCAAATTCCGCTCGATAGTCTGCTCTCTGCTACCGCAAAATTTTCCCCGCAAAGTAGTGCCAGAAATCAGTTTTTCGGCAAAGTGAAACGCCTTGATGAAAAAGGCGTACATTGTGATGTGATGATCGAAATTGCAAATTTCCCTGAGAATCTGACCGCTTGTATCACCGAATCAAGCCGCCAACGGTTGCAATTAGCTGAAGGCAAAGAAGTGATGTTGATGATTAAAGCCCCGTGGCTAACATTGCACACGCAAGAACCAAATCTACCAAACCGTTTTATCGCAACAGTTTGTGAAATTATTCAAAAAGGGGAAACCAATGAGGTGGCATTAGAGGCAGGCAATGTGGAATGTTTTGCAACTGTCCATCATGAAATGCCATTAGTCGCAGGCGAAAAAATTTGGGTAAGTATCGACCCAGAACAGATTGTGTTGTTAGCATTGTAG
- the modA gene encoding molybdate ABC transporter substrate-binding protein: MKKALLKLTLTTAFGLVSTVALAENITVFAAASMTNVLQQIGDEYKKQHPEDSLTFSFAGSSTLAKQIEQDAPADLFVSADQKWMDYVAQKQPQKTKNIRVLAENALVLIAPSASTLNVASVKEINFKSVISESYLAVGDDNVPVGRYARKALENLGLWADVENRLSKAKDVRAVLAYIERGELPLGIVYSTDAKISDKVKVVAEFPQESYGKVVYPAATLSEKAEAKRFLDYLSSPVAQMAFEKAGFKLVK; this comes from the coding sequence ATGAAAAAAGCGTTACTTAAATTAACACTAACTACCGCATTTGGCTTGGTTTCTACTGTAGCACTAGCGGAAAACATCACGGTTTTTGCTGCTGCGTCAATGACCAATGTATTACAACAAATCGGTGATGAGTACAAAAAACAACATCCCGAGGACTCTTTAACTTTCTCTTTTGCTGGATCGTCAACATTGGCGAAACAAATTGAGCAGGACGCACCAGCGGATTTATTTGTTTCTGCTGATCAAAAATGGATGGATTATGTTGCACAAAAACAACCGCAAAAGACCAAAAATATCAGAGTGTTAGCTGAAAATGCCTTAGTGTTAATTGCACCTAGTGCAAGCACTTTGAACGTGGCTAGTGTGAAAGAGATCAATTTTAAATCTGTGATTAGTGAGAGCTACTTAGCGGTAGGCGATGATAACGTGCCGGTTGGTCGTTATGCGAGAAAAGCGTTAGAAAACTTAGGGTTATGGGCGGATGTGGAAAATCGCTTATCGAAAGCGAAAGATGTGCGTGCAGTGCTTGCCTACATTGAACGGGGAGAGCTGCCGTTAGGTATTGTCTATTCAACGGACGCTAAAATTAGCGATAAAGTGAAAGTAGTGGCAGAGTTCCCACAAGAAAGCTATGGCAAAGTAGTTTATCCTGCCGCAACGTTGAGTGAAAAAGCCGAAGCAAAACGTTTTCTTGACTACCTTTCAAGCCCAGTTGCTCAAATGGCATTTGAAAAAGCGGGTTTTAAACTTGTAAAATAG
- the modB gene encoding molybdate ABC transporter permease subunit — protein sequence MFFSFTSQELNAIFLSLKIASVAILLALPFAIAVAWLLARKNFWGKNLLNGIIHLPLVLPPVVIGYLLLVLMAKKGAIGQLLWQWFGFSFSFSWRGAVLASMVMAFPLMVRAIRLSFENIDPKLEQAARTLGASPLKVFFTLNLPLSFVGIVSGAVLGFARSLGEFGATITFVSNIPNETQTIPAALYTFIETPDGELAAARLCLVAIVISLIALFCSEWLAQKQQKYK from the coding sequence ATGTTTTTTTCGTTTACCTCCCAAGAACTCAATGCCATTTTTCTTAGCCTGAAAATTGCATCGGTCGCGATTCTTTTGGCGTTGCCTTTTGCGATTGCGGTGGCATGGCTGCTTGCTCGTAAAAATTTTTGGGGCAAAAATTTGCTCAATGGCATTATTCACTTACCGCTTGTCTTGCCGCCAGTCGTTATCGGTTACCTTTTGTTGGTACTGATGGCAAAAAAAGGGGCGATCGGGCAGCTACTCTGGCAATGGTTCGGTTTTTCGTTTAGTTTCTCGTGGCGTGGTGCAGTGCTGGCGTCAATGGTAATGGCATTTCCGTTGATGGTGCGGGCAATCCGACTTTCTTTTGAAAATATTGATCCAAAACTTGAACAAGCCGCTCGTACGTTAGGGGCTAGTCCGTTGAAAGTCTTTTTCACGTTGAATTTACCGCTCTCTTTTGTTGGTATTGTCTCAGGGGCAGTATTGGGCTTTGCTCGTTCTCTTGGTGAGTTTGGAGCAACTATTACCTTTGTCTCGAATATCCCGAACGAAACCCAAACCATTCCCGCTGCACTTTACACCTTCATTGAAACCCCCGATGGCGAGCTGGCAGCTGCACGGCTCTGTTTGGTGGCGATTGTGATTTCGTTAATTGCCTTGTTCTGTTCCGAGTGGTTGGCACAAAAACAACAAAAATATAAGTAG
- the modC gene encoding molybdenum ABC transporter ATP-binding protein ModC — MLQISVQQQLGDLRLSVDVEIANQGVTAIFGKSGAGKSSLINLVAGLSTAQTGRILLNNRVLFDSQQRINLPPEKRKVGYVFQEPRLFPHYRVEKNLNYGRKRSDPAYFLQIVELLGIGHLLERFPNSLSGGEKQRVAIGRALLSEPDILLMDEPLSALDLPRKKELLDFLSQLAKNVQIPILYVSHSLDEVVRLADRLLLLDNGKVAAFDRVEAVWNSPAFADWQPDSQQVSLLELPIVAEQSAYQMLGLGIGGQQIWINQQSRYQLGDRLRITIASRDVSLTKNKPEQTSIRNILHGSICKISRKSDRLDLAIQVADQQIWASISPWSFDELQLAVGQLIYLQIKSVSI, encoded by the coding sequence ATGTTACAAATTTCGGTGCAACAACAGCTTGGCGACTTGCGTTTATCTGTGGATGTTGAGATTGCGAACCAAGGCGTGACGGCGATTTTTGGCAAGTCGGGAGCGGGGAAGTCGAGTTTAATCAACTTGGTTGCGGGGCTTTCTACCGCTCAAACAGGGCGAATTTTACTCAATAATCGAGTATTATTCGATAGCCAACAACGCATCAATTTGCCGCCTGAAAAACGCAAAGTGGGCTATGTATTTCAAGAACCACGCCTATTCCCCCATTATCGTGTTGAGAAAAATCTCAACTATGGCCGCAAGCGGTCAGATCCTGCCTATTTTTTGCAAATTGTTGAACTGCTTGGCATTGGGCATCTGCTTGAACGTTTCCCAAATAGTTTGTCAGGCGGGGAAAAACAGCGAGTGGCAATTGGGCGAGCGTTACTGTCTGAACCCGATATTTTATTGATGGACGAACCTTTGTCCGCCCTTGATCTTCCTCGTAAAAAAGAGTTGCTTGATTTTCTCAGTCAACTGGCGAAAAACGTGCAGATCCCGATTTTGTACGTCAGCCACAGTCTTGATGAAGTCGTACGCTTGGCGGACAGGCTATTGCTGCTCGACAACGGGAAAGTCGCTGCGTTTGATCGGGTAGAAGCGGTCTGGAATAGCCCCGCTTTTGCGGATTGGCAGCCCGACTCGCAGCAAGTTAGCCTACTTGAATTACCGATTGTTGCGGAACAGTCGGCTTATCAAATGTTGGGGTTAGGCATTGGCGGGCAGCAGATTTGGATTAATCAGCAGTCCCGTTATCAGCTCGGCGATAGACTACGGATCACAATCGCCAGCCGAGATGTGTCACTCACCAAAAATAAACCTGAGCAAACGTCAATCCGCAATATTTTGCATGGCTCAATTTGCAAAATTTCCCGTAAATCTGACCGCTTGGATCTCGCTATTCAAGTTGCTGACCAGCAAATCTGGGCAAGTATTAGCCCATGGTCTTTTGATGAATTACAGCTTGCTGTCGGGCAACTAATTTATCTGCAAATCAAAAGCGTATCAATTTAG
- the gap gene encoding type I glyceraldehyde-3-phosphate dehydrogenase, with the protein MAIKIGINGFGRIGRIVFRAAQLRDDIEVVGINDLIDVDYMAYMLKYDSTHGRFDGTVEVKDGNLVVNGKSIRVTAERDPANLNWGAIGVDVAVEATGLFLDDATARKHITAGAKKVVLTGPSKDATPMFVNGVNFDKYEGQDIVSNASCTTNCLAPLAKVIHEKFGIKDGLMTTVHATTATQKTVDGPSAKDWRGGRGAAQNIIPSSTGAAKAVGKVLPALNGKLTGMAFRVPTPNVSVVDLTVNLEKPATYAEICAEIKRASENEMKGVLGYTEDAVVSTDFNGCTETSVFDAAAGIALTDTFVKLVSWYDNETGYSHKVLDLVALVHNYKK; encoded by the coding sequence ATGGCAATTAAAATTGGTATTAACGGCTTCGGTCGTATCGGTCGTATCGTATTCCGTGCAGCTCAACTTCGTGACGACATCGAAGTAGTAGGTATCAACGACTTAATCGACGTTGATTACATGGCTTACATGTTGAAATACGATTCAACTCACGGTCGTTTCGATGGTACTGTTGAAGTTAAAGATGGCAACTTAGTAGTAAACGGCAAGTCAATCCGTGTAACTGCTGAGCGTGATCCTGCAAACTTAAACTGGGGTGCAATCGGTGTTGATGTTGCTGTTGAAGCAACTGGTTTATTCTTAGATGATGCAACTGCTCGCAAACACATCACTGCAGGTGCGAAAAAAGTGGTTTTAACTGGTCCATCTAAAGATGCTACACCAATGTTTGTAAACGGCGTAAACTTTGATAAATATGAAGGTCAAGACATCGTTTCTAACGCATCTTGCACAACCAACTGCTTAGCACCACTTGCTAAAGTTATCCACGAAAAATTCGGTATCAAAGACGGTTTAATGACCACTGTTCACGCAACGACAGCAACACAAAAAACTGTGGATGGTCCTTCTGCAAAAGACTGGCGTGGTGGTCGCGGTGCGGCACAAAACATCATCCCATCTTCAACAGGTGCAGCGAAAGCAGTAGGTAAAGTATTACCAGCATTAAACGGTAAATTAACAGGTATGGCGTTCCGCGTTCCTACTCCAAACGTTTCTGTTGTTGACTTAACGGTAAACTTAGAAAAACCAGCAACTTACGCTGAAATCTGTGCAGAAATCAAACGTGCTTCAGAAAATGAAATGAAAGGTGTGTTAGGTTACACTGAAGATGCAGTAGTATCTACTGACTTCAACGGTTGCACAGAAACTTCTGTTTTCGATGCAGCTGCAGGTATCGCATTAACTGATACTTTTGTTAAATTAGTTTCTTGGTACGACAACGAAACTGGTTACTCACACAAAGTGTTAGACTTAGTTGCTTTAGTACACAACTATAAAAAATAA
- the ispC gene encoding 1-deoxy-D-xylulose-5-phosphate reductoisomerase, with amino-acid sequence MKKLVILGSTGSIGTSTLSVIEHNPEQYQAFALVGGKNVALMTAQCQRFHPRFAALENATAAQQLAENLRSLNLPTEVVSGQQAICELAAHPEVDQVMAAIVGAAGLLPTLSAVKAGKQVLLANKESLVTCGQLFIDEAKKSGAKLLPVDSEHNAIFQSLPVEAQNQVGFCPLAQLGISKIILTGSGGPFRTKPLDEFSTITPAQAVAHPNWSMGRKISVDSATMMNKGLEYIEARWLFNATADEMEIIIHPQSIIHSMVRYIDGSVLAQMGNPDMRTPIAHTIAYPNRINAGVAPLDFFKLKELTFIEPDFARYPNLKLAIDAFTAGQYATTAMNAANEIAVEAFLNEQIRFTDIVGVNRSVVENIAPIAIREIADVLHIDKLARELAKQAILQF; translated from the coding sequence ATGAAAAAATTAGTAATTTTAGGTTCAACAGGCTCAATTGGGACTAGCACCTTATCGGTGATTGAACACAATCCTGAGCAATATCAAGCCTTTGCGTTAGTTGGTGGGAAAAATGTAGCGTTGATGACAGCGCAATGCCAACGTTTTCATCCACGTTTTGCAGCCTTAGAAAATGCAACCGCAGCTCAACAATTAGCGGAAAATTTACGCTCGCTCAATTTGCCAACAGAAGTGGTGAGCGGTCAGCAAGCAATTTGTGAGTTAGCGGCACACCCTGAAGTCGATCAAGTGATGGCGGCAATTGTTGGCGCTGCTGGGCTGTTACCAACTCTTTCTGCCGTCAAAGCAGGCAAGCAAGTGCTACTGGCGAATAAAGAATCGCTTGTCACTTGCGGTCAGCTATTTATTGATGAAGCCAAAAAATCAGGGGCGAAGTTATTACCTGTCGATAGCGAACACAATGCAATTTTTCAATCACTGCCTGTTGAAGCACAAAATCAAGTCGGCTTCTGCCCACTTGCTCAGCTTGGTATCAGCAAAATTATTTTGACAGGTTCGGGGGGACCTTTCCGTACTAAACCGCTAGATGAATTTTCAACAATCACGCCCGCCCAAGCAGTCGCTCACCCAAACTGGTCAATGGGGCGTAAAATTTCCGTCGATTCCGCCACAATGATGAATAAAGGTTTAGAATATATCGAAGCCCGCTGGCTATTTAATGCCACGGCGGACGAAATGGAGATCATCATTCACCCTCAATCGATCATTCACTCGATGGTGCGTTACATTGACGGCAGCGTGCTGGCACAAATGGGCAATCCTGATATGCGAACACCAATCGCACACACCATAGCGTACCCAAACCGCATCAACGCAGGTGTTGCTCCCCTTGATTTCTTCAAGTTGAAAGAGCTGACCTTTATCGAACCCGATTTCGCTCGCTATCCGAATTTAAAATTAGCGATTGATGCCTTCACTGCGGGGCAATATGCGACCACTGCAATGAATGCCGCAAATGAAATTGCTGTTGAAGCCTTTTTAAATGAGCAAATTCGTTTTACGGATATTGTGGGAGTCAATCGCAGCGTGGTCGAAAATATCGCTCCAATTGCCATTCGAGAAATTGCTGATGTGTTGCATATCGACAAATTAGCGAGAGAATTGGCTAAGCAAGCTATCTTACAATTCTAG